From Nilaparvata lugens isolate BPH chromosome 7, ASM1435652v1, whole genome shotgun sequence, one genomic window encodes:
- the LOC111055543 gene encoding molybdenum cofactor biosynthesis protein 1 isoform X2 — MSNHFCGTCNRLRLMADGSLKVCLFGNAEISLRDALRSGCSEDDLLALIGAAVKRKKKQHAEYLKETTEVEKLPPRIVRNASMNKPVWKHFFNGPENNRRNYVVGDEVKLMPIAVTSLYEGRYLSEELESEVLNGRSFGGSNLKKGNIYWGLMKAPKPIQQVRHFSSFTHLDKDGKVYMVDVGDKKHTKRTAKAKATVVVGKEVGDLIRQNDMKKGDVLSVAKLAGIMGAKKTSELIPLCHNIFLSQVNVEAELTSDLERVEIVSTAKCEGKTGVEMEAITAATVAAITVYDMCKAINKAIVIEEVCLLEKTGGLRGNYLRPVTQQTDYKNNHKQQIENELVETESGREENGNKGEITIFKNESGRLRIITLALMLKDNIRSRPMKQQIALYIIVLFVILKYLFKKNIITEYESFLHNYFVNPLKELYQKEEKKIKEISYLVGFKNMLIVQSQGSEKEPFGELIPYMLNSPGGSKRGGDKYFVFPG; from the exons AGATGCACTGAGAAGTGGTTGCAGTGAGGATGATCTATTAGCACTGATAGGAGCGGCTGTCAAACGGAAAAAGAAGCAACATGCAG AATATTTAAAGGAAACTACCGAAGTAGAAAAACTGCCACCAAGGATTGTTAGAAATGCAAGTATGAACAAACCCGTTTGGAAACATTTCTTCAATGGCCCGGAAAACAACAGAAGGAATTACGTTGTAGGAGACGAAGTAAAATTGATGCCAATAGCTGTTACATCTTTGTATGAAGGCCGATATCTATCAGAGGAATTAGAAAGCGAGGTGTTGAATGGGAGATCCTTTGGAGGATCTAACCTGAAGAAGGGAAACATTTATTGGGGGTTGATGAAAGCTCCGAAACCTATCCAACAGGTGAGACATTTTTCGAGTTTCACCCACCTGGACAAAGACGGCAAAGTGTACATGGTTGATGTGGGAGataaaaaacacacaaaacgAACAGCAAAAGCCAAGGCAACAGTTGTGGTTGGAAAAGAAGTGGGCGATTTGATTCGAcaaaatgatatgaaaaagggCGATGTCCTGTCTGTAGCAAAATTGGCCGGAATAATGGGTGCAAAAAAGACGTCGGAATTGATTCCGCTCTGTCACAACATCTTCCTCTCGCAAGTGAATGTCGAAGCAGAACTTACTTCTGATTTGGAGCGCGTTGAGATCGTTTCGACGGCAAAATGCGAGGGAAAAACTGGAGTTGAGATGGAGGCAATCACGGCTGCGACTGTGGCTGCCATCACTGTTTACGACATGTGCAAAGCCATCAACAAGGCAATTGTGATAGAGGAGGTGTGCTTGCTGGAGAAAACGGGTGGGCTGAGAGGCAATTATTTGAGGCCAGTAACTCAACAAACAGACTACAAAAACAATCACAAAcaacaaatagaaaatgaattgGTGGAAACAGAGAGTGGCAGAGAAGAAAATGGAAATAAAGgggaaataacaatatttaaaaatgaaagtgGAAGATTGCGAATCATAACTCTGGCTTTAATGCTTAAAGATAATATTCGATCAAGACCCATGAAACAACAAattgcattgtatattatagtgttatttgtaatactaaAATATCTATTCAAGAAGAATATCATCACAGAATATGAAAGTTTTTTACATAACTATTTTGTGAATCCTTTGAAGGAATTATATCAGAAAGAGGAAAAAAAGATAAAAGAAATTTCTTATCTGGTTGGTTTTAAGAACATGctaatagtccagtcacaaGGTAGTGAAAAAGAGCCTTTTGGGGAATTAATTCCGTACATGCTAAATTCTCCAGGGGGAAGCAAGCGGGGAGGAGATAAGTATTTTGTATTTCCTGGCTAA